One Methanobrevibacter oralis DNA segment encodes these proteins:
- a CDS encoding class I SAM-dependent methyltransferase, translating into MSKFNKVSKTLFVPMMGRIYSSENYPNILYDKTALKLKPKLPNINKKQSEYTFMASAVRSMNIDRYVKDYLKRNTNGIIIELGCGLETTYNRCYDGKTKWYELDLPEVIEYRVELLPQHENQTLIKGSILEDDWLENFDLNTPVLFIAGGLFHYFSHDEVIKSFKILQNFKNAELVFDTLNKWGIRGIKRYMKELGHDEATMYFYVDNGEKLAKKIGATLLREEKYYKHTNKKGMQFMTKSSMIISDLLNMVKMIHLKL; encoded by the coding sequence ATGTCTAAGTTTAATAAAGTTTCTAAAACCCTTTTTGTACCTATGATGGGAAGAATTTATTCAAGTGAAAATTATCCTAATATTTTATATGATAAAACAGCATTAAAATTAAAGCCTAAACTTCCCAATATCAATAAAAAACAATCAGAATACACATTTATGGCAAGTGCTGTTCGAAGTATGAATATTGATAGATATGTAAAGGATTATTTAAAAAGAAACACAAATGGAATTATTATAGAATTAGGTTGTGGACTTGAAACAACTTACAACAGATGTTATGATGGAAAAACTAAATGGTATGAGCTAGATTTACCTGAAGTAATTGAATATAGAGTGGAATTACTTCCCCAACATGAAAACCAAACTTTAATTAAAGGATCTATTTTAGAAGATGATTGGTTAGAAAATTTTGACCTAAATACTCCTGTTTTATTTATCGCAGGAGGATTATTTCATTATTTTTCTCATGATGAAGTAATTAAATCATTTAAAATATTGCAAAACTTTAAAAATGCGGAATTAGTTTTTGATACTTTAAATAAATGGGGAATTCGTGGAATTAAAAGATACATGAAAGAATTAGGACACGATGAAGCTACAATGTATTTTTATGTTGATAATGGAGAAAAATTAGCTAAAAAAATTGGAGCCACACTTTTAAGAGAAGAAAAATATTACAAACACACAAATAAAAAAGGAATGCAATTTATGACAAAATCATCAATGATAATATCTGATTTATTGAATATGGTAAAAATGATTCATTTAAAATTATAA